The proteins below are encoded in one region of Phaseolus vulgaris cultivar G19833 chromosome 1, P. vulgaris v2.0, whole genome shotgun sequence:
- the LOC137814406 gene encoding probable protein phosphatase 2C 38 isoform X2 yields the protein MVRFCWKPASVGDDGDVNGRVEGLLWYKDLGNHLYGEFSMAVIQANSSLEDRSQLESGPLTSDYLGPQGTFIGVYDGHGGTAASQFVSDNLFANVKSFAAEHQGISENVIRRAFCETEEGFLSVVKKQWLSKPQIASTGTCCLAGIICNGMLYVANAGDSRVVLGRVERATRETTAIQLSAEHNVNFQMERDEVRTKHPYDPQIVVKKHNVWRVKGLIQVSRSIGDAYLKKQEFNREPLPYKFRLTEPFFKPILSYEPAISVHKLGPEDQFLIFASDGLWEQLSNQEAVNIVSNSPRNGIGRRLVKAALREAARKREMRVSDLQKIEQGVRRHFHDDITVIVVYLNPKLIDNSSLLASPLSMRGGGSANF from the exons ATGGTTAGATTCTGCTGGAAGCCAGCTTCTGTGGGTGATGATGGAGATGTAAATGGGAGAGTTGAGGGGCTGCTATGGTACAAGGATTTGGGGAACCATCTTTATGGGGAATTCTCAATGGCTGTGATTCAAGCTAATAGTTCATTGGAGGATCGTAGCCAACTTGAATCTGGACCCTTGACTTCTGACTATTTGGGTCCTCAAGGAACCTTTATTGGTGTATATGATGGCCATGGTGGTACCGCAGCCTCACAGTTTGTCAGTGACAATCTCTTCGCCAATGTCAAGA GTTTCGCAGCAGAGCATCAAGGCATATCAGAGAATGTTATACGAAGGGCCTTTTGTGAAACAGAAGAGGGTTTTCTGTCTGTTGTGAAGAAACAGTGGCTAAGCAAGCCACAGATTGCATCTACGGGTACATGTTGTTTGGCGGGGATAATTTGCAATGGCATGCTATATGTTGCAAATGCAGGAGATTCAAGGGTGGTGCTGGGGagagtagagagagcaacaagGGAAACAACAGCTATCCAATTGTCTGCAGAGCACAACGTTAACTTCCAAATGGAGAGAGATGAAGTTCGGACAAAGCACCCCTATGATCCACAAATCGTGGTTAAGAAACACAACGTCTGGCGTGTGAAAGGCCTCATACAG GTATCAAGATCCATAGGTGATGCATATCTGAAGAAACAAGAATTTAACAGGGAGCCTCTACCGTATAAGTTTAGACTAACCGAACCCTTCTTTAAGCCAATTCTAAGTTATGAACCAGCAATATCAGTGCATAAACTTGGTCCTGAAGATCAATTTCTCATCTTTGCTTCTGATGGTTTGTGGGAGCAACTTAGCAACCAAGAAGCTGTGAATATAGTCAGCAATAGTCCACGCAAT GGTATTGGTAGGCGACTTGTGAAAGCTGCACTTCGGGAAGCAGCAAGGAAGAGAGAAATGAGAGTGTCAGATCTGCAAAAGATTGAACAAGGAGTAAGGAGACACTTCCA
- the LOC137814406 gene encoding probable protein phosphatase 2C 38 isoform X1, giving the protein MVRFCWKPASVGDDGDVNGRVEGLLWYKDLGNHLYGEFSMAVIQANSSLEDRSQLESGPLTSDYLGPQGTFIGVYDGHGGTAASQFVSDNLFANVKTGFAAEHQGISENVIRRAFCETEEGFLSVVKKQWLSKPQIASTGTCCLAGIICNGMLYVANAGDSRVVLGRVERATRETTAIQLSAEHNVNFQMERDEVRTKHPYDPQIVVKKHNVWRVKGLIQVSRSIGDAYLKKQEFNREPLPYKFRLTEPFFKPILSYEPAISVHKLGPEDQFLIFASDGLWEQLSNQEAVNIVSNSPRNGIGRRLVKAALREAARKREMRVSDLQKIEQGVRRHFHDDITVIVVYLNPKLIDNSSLLASPLSMRGGGSANF; this is encoded by the exons ATGGTTAGATTCTGCTGGAAGCCAGCTTCTGTGGGTGATGATGGAGATGTAAATGGGAGAGTTGAGGGGCTGCTATGGTACAAGGATTTGGGGAACCATCTTTATGGGGAATTCTCAATGGCTGTGATTCAAGCTAATAGTTCATTGGAGGATCGTAGCCAACTTGAATCTGGACCCTTGACTTCTGACTATTTGGGTCCTCAAGGAACCTTTATTGGTGTATATGATGGCCATGGTGGTACCGCAGCCTCACAGTTTGTCAGTGACAATCTCTTCGCCAATGTCAAGA CAGGTTTCGCAGCAGAGCATCAAGGCATATCAGAGAATGTTATACGAAGGGCCTTTTGTGAAACAGAAGAGGGTTTTCTGTCTGTTGTGAAGAAACAGTGGCTAAGCAAGCCACAGATTGCATCTACGGGTACATGTTGTTTGGCGGGGATAATTTGCAATGGCATGCTATATGTTGCAAATGCAGGAGATTCAAGGGTGGTGCTGGGGagagtagagagagcaacaagGGAAACAACAGCTATCCAATTGTCTGCAGAGCACAACGTTAACTTCCAAATGGAGAGAGATGAAGTTCGGACAAAGCACCCCTATGATCCACAAATCGTGGTTAAGAAACACAACGTCTGGCGTGTGAAAGGCCTCATACAG GTATCAAGATCCATAGGTGATGCATATCTGAAGAAACAAGAATTTAACAGGGAGCCTCTACCGTATAAGTTTAGACTAACCGAACCCTTCTTTAAGCCAATTCTAAGTTATGAACCAGCAATATCAGTGCATAAACTTGGTCCTGAAGATCAATTTCTCATCTTTGCTTCTGATGGTTTGTGGGAGCAACTTAGCAACCAAGAAGCTGTGAATATAGTCAGCAATAGTCCACGCAAT GGTATTGGTAGGCGACTTGTGAAAGCTGCACTTCGGGAAGCAGCAAGGAAGAGAGAAATGAGAGTGTCAGATCTGCAAAAGATTGAACAAGGAGTAAGGAGACACTTCCA